A section of the Rossellomorea marisflavi genome encodes:
- a CDS encoding ABC transporter transmembrane domain-containing protein gives MRVFLDLKWFFLQEKKSYITGILILLMVAFLQLIPPKVVGIVVDGIKDGTLTRSDMIRWMLLLAGTAVAMYGLRYVWRIMIFGSANRLSKLLRNKLYHHFTRMAPSFFQKRRVGDLMAHATNDLQAIQQTAGSGVLTLVDSLSTGGFVIIAMAFTISWKLTLIALIPMPFMAILTSYYGTLLHKRFHKAQEAFSSLNDKTQESVTGVKVLKTFGQEKEDIQSFKRESEDVVQKNMSVARVDSLFDPTISIIVGLSFFLSIVFGSRFVLSGELTIGELISFTTYLGLLIWPMLAFGWLFNIVERGRASYDRVSRLLGEEVEIADGTVREQPKGDIEFTIGSFAFPGEKHPALKDIHFTLAKGETLGVVGKTGSGKTSLLKLLLREFEGYSGEVHFAGLPITAYTLDSLRQSIGYVPQDHFLFSATIKENIAFTDPLSSMDKVKRAAESAQIHHDIEGFSQGYDTVVGERGVSLSGGQKQRISIARALLMEPELLILDDSLSAVDAKTEEAILTSLRKEREGKTTIITSHRLSAIVHADLILVMDGGAVIQRGRHEELMVEDGWYKEMYLRQQLEDIVEYGG, from the coding sequence ATGAGGGTATTTTTAGATTTAAAGTGGTTTTTTCTCCAAGAGAAAAAGTCATATATCACCGGGATTTTGATCCTTTTGATGGTAGCCTTCCTGCAGTTGATCCCACCCAAAGTCGTCGGGATCGTCGTGGACGGGATCAAGGACGGTACCCTGACGCGTTCCGATATGATAAGGTGGATGCTGCTTCTTGCGGGAACGGCAGTGGCTATGTACGGGTTGAGATATGTGTGGAGAATCATGATATTCGGTTCAGCGAATCGACTTTCAAAGCTTCTCAGGAACAAGCTTTATCACCATTTTACGAGGATGGCTCCTTCGTTTTTTCAGAAAAGGCGTGTTGGAGACCTTATGGCTCATGCCACCAACGATTTGCAAGCCATCCAGCAAACGGCCGGTTCGGGCGTATTGACCCTGGTTGATTCCTTGTCAACAGGTGGATTCGTCATCATCGCCATGGCCTTCACGATCAGTTGGAAACTCACGCTGATAGCATTGATCCCAATGCCCTTCATGGCCATATTGACAAGTTACTATGGAACGCTTCTTCATAAACGCTTCCATAAGGCACAGGAAGCGTTCTCATCACTGAATGATAAGACTCAGGAAAGTGTGACTGGAGTCAAGGTGTTGAAGACGTTTGGTCAAGAAAAAGAGGATATCCAATCCTTTAAGCGTGAGTCGGAAGACGTCGTGCAAAAAAATATGAGTGTGGCAAGGGTAGACTCATTGTTCGATCCCACCATTTCCATCATTGTAGGTCTTTCGTTTTTCCTTTCCATTGTATTCGGATCGAGGTTTGTGCTGAGCGGTGAACTGACGATAGGAGAGCTCATATCATTCACAACCTATCTTGGTTTGCTCATTTGGCCGATGCTTGCATTTGGTTGGTTATTCAATATCGTCGAGCGTGGGAGGGCTTCCTACGACCGGGTGTCGAGATTATTGGGGGAAGAAGTCGAAATTGCAGATGGAACGGTTAGGGAGCAGCCGAAAGGTGATATCGAATTTACCATCGGATCATTCGCTTTTCCAGGAGAAAAGCACCCCGCTCTTAAAGATATCCACTTTACTTTGGCAAAGGGCGAAACCCTCGGGGTGGTCGGAAAAACCGGATCAGGAAAAACATCTCTTCTGAAACTTCTACTCAGGGAATTCGAAGGCTATTCCGGAGAAGTTCACTTTGCAGGTCTACCAATTACAGCGTATACGCTTGACTCATTACGGCAATCGATTGGATATGTTCCTCAGGATCACTTCTTGTTCTCTGCGACGATCAAGGAAAATATCGCCTTCACTGATCCGCTGTCATCCATGGATAAGGTGAAACGAGCCGCAGAGTCTGCCCAGATCCATCATGATATAGAAGGGTTCTCTCAAGGGTACGATACCGTTGTCGGAGAAAGGGGAGTCTCACTTTCAGGAGGACAAAAACAGCGGATATCCATCGCCCGGGCGTTGCTGATGGAACCGGAATTGTTGATACTCGACGATTCCCTCTCTGCTGTCGATGCGAAGACGGAAGAAGCCATCCTTACTTCACTGAGGAAAGAACGTGAAGGAAAGACCACCATCATCACCTCCCATCGCCTGAGCGCCATCGTTCATGCCGATCTGATTTTGGTCATGGATGGAGGGGCGGTGATCCAAAGGGGGAGACACGAAGAGCTGATGGTGGAAGACGGCTGGTACAAGGAGATGTATCTCCGTCAGCAATTAGAGGATATTGTAGAATATGGAGGGTGA
- a CDS encoding YvrJ family protein, translating to MDAFISFISEVGFPIVVTMYLLYRIETKLDAVITSLQTLPDRMKD from the coding sequence ATGGATGCGTTCATTTCATTCATATCGGAAGTCGGTTTTCCCATCGTCGTAACCATGTATCTGCTGTATCGGATCGAAACCAAGCTAGATGCTGTCATTACCTCGTTGCAGACGCTGCCCGACCGGATGAAGGATTGA
- a CDS encoding ATP-binding protein has product MTLIGIIFILIWDIVYYIEMNLQMDAVLNIMSSCILLIVLYWVGGYLDKKSEKIASYKDSKDEMKIINEEMQHVLQSIEEVVFHTDAKGCFQFLNRSWAEFSGYSVKESLQKNALHFISLHERHEVLRMIRQHIDQGKPKFKMDFSYQKRDGTQRWGEMNIKLNYDQAGRLVGTVGTISDVTDRIHTEEELKELNETLAIESQKLSVAGQLAAGIAHEVRNPLTSINGFLQLIRDDADEKTKDYLEIIFSEIKRIELVLSELLILAKPQTVSYRHIDVKETLVHVQKLLNTNAILYNIDIRTEFSPDDLFIKGDENQLKQVFINLIKNGIESMPRGGTITLKGLLNKHNKVVLTFEDQGVGMKRDILDKLGEPFFTTKTKGTGLGLTICLRILRDHRADVRVNSEPGEGTKFFLSFESAGPPTRKKREKSDAQASVR; this is encoded by the coding sequence ATGACATTGATCGGAATCATCTTCATTCTTATATGGGATATTGTTTACTATATCGAGATGAATCTGCAGATGGATGCGGTATTGAATATCATGTCCTCATGCATCTTATTAATCGTCTTGTATTGGGTGGGAGGTTATCTGGATAAGAAATCAGAGAAAATAGCATCCTATAAAGATAGTAAAGATGAGATGAAGATCATCAATGAAGAGATGCAGCATGTGCTTCAAAGCATTGAAGAAGTTGTTTTTCATACAGACGCAAAGGGGTGCTTTCAATTCCTAAACCGATCCTGGGCAGAATTCAGCGGATATTCGGTGAAGGAAAGCCTACAGAAAAATGCCCTTCACTTTATTTCCTTGCATGAGAGACATGAAGTGTTGCGAATGATCAGACAGCATATCGATCAGGGCAAACCAAAATTCAAAATGGATTTTTCCTATCAGAAGCGCGATGGAACACAACGCTGGGGAGAAATGAACATCAAGCTGAACTATGATCAGGCAGGCAGGCTTGTGGGGACGGTGGGAACGATTTCCGACGTGACAGATCGCATCCATACGGAAGAAGAGTTGAAGGAGCTGAATGAAACACTGGCCATTGAATCGCAAAAGCTTTCAGTAGCCGGTCAGCTTGCTGCGGGCATCGCCCACGAAGTGAGGAATCCCCTTACTTCCATTAACGGATTTCTACAGCTTATAAGGGATGATGCAGATGAAAAGACGAAAGATTATCTTGAAATCATCTTTTCGGAAATCAAGCGAATCGAATTGGTCCTGAGTGAGTTACTGATCCTCGCAAAGCCCCAGACCGTTTCATATCGCCATATTGATGTCAAAGAAACGCTTGTGCATGTGCAGAAACTGTTGAATACCAATGCCATCCTCTATAACATCGATATTCGAACGGAATTTTCACCTGACGATCTCTTTATTAAAGGGGATGAAAACCAGTTGAAGCAAGTGTTCATCAACCTGATAAAAAATGGGATTGAATCCATGCCCAGGGGAGGGACCATAACCCTTAAAGGGCTTCTGAACAAACACAATAAGGTCGTATTGACGTTTGAGGACCAGGGTGTGGGGATGAAGCGGGATATCCTCGATAAGCTCGGGGAACCTTTTTTCACAACCAAAACGAAGGGGACTGGGCTGGGTTTGACGATCTGCCTCAGGATCTTGAGGGATCACCGGGCTGATGTCAGGGTGAACAGTGAGCCGGGAGAAGGAACAAAATTTTTCCTATCCTTTGAATCCGCAGGCCCTCCCACTCGAAAAAAGCGTGAAAAATCTGATGCTCAGGCATCTGTGCGGTGA
- a CDS encoding GNAT family N-acetyltransferase encodes MMEIKCEHQKERSAFVPLLMLADESEAAVRSYLEDGEVYSFSCDGENVGIMLLVELDSTMIEIKNMAVVASFRGKGIGRQMIESIEKKVRNSGYRTILVGTSNSSIGNLMFYQKCGFRFEAIKKDFFLDYPQPFYENGIRGLDMVMLKKELV; translated from the coding sequence ATGATGGAGATCAAATGTGAACATCAAAAAGAGCGGAGTGCCTTCGTCCCCCTGTTGATGCTTGCCGATGAATCAGAAGCTGCAGTAAGAAGTTATCTTGAAGATGGGGAAGTATACAGCTTCTCATGCGATGGAGAAAACGTCGGGATCATGCTCTTAGTGGAATTGGATTCAACCATGATCGAGATAAAAAACATGGCAGTCGTAGCCTCATTCCGTGGAAAGGGGATCGGCCGGCAGATGATCGAGTCGATAGAAAAGAAGGTCAGGAATTCAGGATATCGTACCATCCTTGTAGGGACATCCAATTCGTCCATCGGCAATCTGATGTTCTATCAAAAATGCGGTTTCCGATTCGAAGCCATCAAAAAGGACTTCTTCCTCGACTATCCGCAGCCATTCTATGAAAATGGAATAAGAGGGTTGGACATGGTGATGCTGAAAAAAGAATTGGTATGA
- the sirA gene encoding sporulation inhibitor of replication protein SirA — protein sequence MRRYQVYWIAEEFAQHFYGRERMFHQLFNEMESSTGELHTIISKQVEYITRPIPYLPTRRFIQNELLSVQGSGWDDDRAMILQESSGVSLELKERALTIHAWGLDESEYIFFEILRRHMGYLLAVDIQNERFGWLKPIKQRKFIY from the coding sequence GTGCGACGCTATCAGGTCTATTGGATTGCAGAGGAGTTTGCCCAGCATTTTTACGGTAGGGAACGGATGTTTCACCAGCTTTTCAACGAAATGGAGAGTTCCACCGGGGAACTGCACACCATCATTTCAAAACAAGTGGAGTATATTACAAGACCGATTCCATACCTCCCGACGAGACGCTTTATACAAAATGAATTACTATCGGTACAAGGTTCCGGTTGGGACGATGATAGAGCCATGATCCTACAGGAGTCATCCGGGGTCTCTCTCGAATTAAAAGAGAGAGCGTTGACGATTCATGCATGGGGTCTGGATGAATCAGAGTATATTTTCTTTGAAATCCTAAGAAGACATATGGGATACTTATTGGCTGTAGACATCCAAAATGAACGTTTTGGATGGTTAAAGCCAATAAAACAAAGAAAATTTATATATTAA
- a CDS encoding aspartyl-phosphate phosphatase Spo0E family protein: MSKKELLDRIELKRAQLIAIVAENGLTSPQAIQFSQELDRLLNRYNAQYIKNAVVLH; encoded by the coding sequence GTGTCTAAAAAAGAGCTACTTGATCGAATTGAACTCAAACGCGCCCAACTCATTGCCATCGTCGCCGAGAATGGATTGACGTCTCCTCAAGCCATCCAGTTCAGCCAGGAACTCGATCGCCTCTTGAACCGTTATAATGCGCAATACATAAAAAATGCTGTTGTCCTTCATTGA
- a CDS encoding helix-turn-helix domain-containing protein, with amino-acid sequence MKIEDLPEVLTTKYIQEILGMSRRGAYDFMEKPPFHVARTGRLYKVSKLVFLKWLEGESND; translated from the coding sequence ATGAAAATTGAAGATTTACCGGAAGTATTAACAACCAAGTATATACAAGAGATATTAGGAATGAGTAGGCGTGGTGCTTATGATTTCATGGAAAAACCACCGTTTCATGTAGCGAGAACAGGACGACTTTATAAAGTATCAAAACTGGTGTTTCTTAAATGGTTGGAAGGTGAATCAAATGATTGA
- a CDS encoding response regulator: protein MAGILIVDDAKFMRVTLGNMVRSGGHVVVGEAENGLEAVEKFKDLQPDLVTMDVTMPEMDGIQAVKRIIDDYPGAVIIMCSAMGQQRVVMDAIEAGAKDFIVKPFEESRVLEAIGRILS, encoded by the coding sequence GTGGCGGGCATTCTGATTGTGGACGATGCAAAGTTCATGAGGGTCACCTTGGGGAATATGGTACGCTCCGGAGGACATGTCGTGGTGGGGGAAGCAGAGAACGGACTCGAGGCGGTAGAGAAGTTCAAGGATCTTCAACCCGATCTTGTCACCATGGATGTCACAATGCCGGAGATGGACGGGATTCAAGCAGTGAAACGGATCATTGATGACTATCCAGGTGCTGTGATTATCATGTGTTCTGCCATGGGTCAACAACGTGTAGTAATGGACGCAATCGAGGCCGGGGCAAAAGACTTCATCGTCAAGCCCTTTGAAGAGAGCAGGGTCTTAGAAGCAATAGGGCGCATACTTTCGTAA
- a CDS encoding DUF2621 domain-containing protein — translation MLEGWFLYFILFWVVFLTASFAIGGFFMFRKFLKRFPKEDGKSDMDWEEHYVNETIHLWNDDGKKMLNELVTPVPELFRDVAKHKIAGKIGELAVSEHAEDISEDLIIKGYIMATPKRDHKFLLKKLDEMEIDASPYRHLF, via the coding sequence GTGCTTGAAGGATGGTTTCTCTACTTTATTTTGTTTTGGGTCGTATTTCTCACAGCCTCATTTGCCATCGGGGGATTCTTCATGTTCAGAAAATTCCTTAAACGTTTTCCTAAGGAAGATGGAAAGTCGGATATGGACTGGGAAGAGCATTATGTGAATGAAACGATTCATCTATGGAATGATGATGGGAAGAAAATGCTCAATGAACTCGTCACTCCGGTACCTGAGTTGTTCCGAGATGTGGCGAAGCATAAAATAGCTGGCAAGATCGGGGAACTAGCCGTTTCAGAACATGCAGAAGATATATCGGAGGATCTGATCATCAAGGGATATATTATGGCGACACCGAAAAGGGATCATAAATTCCTTCTGAAGAAACTGGATGAAATGGAAATCGATGCATCTCCATACAGGCATCTGTTTTGA
- a CDS encoding CamS family sex pheromone protein, with amino-acid sequence MKKWMIASLSLLIFASGCANKPSEVINDETLEAQSKAAGKAREYLTYKIDQEKKSVNRGLITQTVNNRSDMDEIETGLMSQSIKYFPPDKVNYQEGQYLTGIKDWIKRKSSSNKTGLNPELEIKDGMGWEEQVKLEKDNPAYLAYIHEQNYVDSDGKIQGISLGLAMNSVDYIRVQDSQKLMHFDEKQISSKEMAAYGKKAAETIVKRIRKNSKLKDVPIMISLYKLQPTNSVVPGNYFTTAFIDGNDNSIKKWSDLDEEYYYFPSDKGEEKNRDLAKNLLNLEDEVAKYFSHQDIKLVGKALYSNDSINKLVIEVNTGMVKEAELIGFSQVFGTEIVDYFPNIPVYVYVKTPKGVKATMVKEVDQEPFVDIQ; translated from the coding sequence ATGAAAAAATGGATGATTGCTTCACTTTCACTATTGATCTTCGCATCAGGATGCGCGAATAAGCCTTCTGAAGTTATTAATGATGAAACACTTGAAGCACAAAGCAAGGCAGCCGGTAAGGCGAGAGAATATTTAACCTATAAAATTGATCAAGAAAAAAAGTCCGTCAATCGCGGACTGATCACGCAGACGGTGAATAACCGCAGCGATATGGATGAAATTGAAACGGGCTTGATGTCTCAGTCGATTAAATACTTTCCCCCCGATAAAGTGAACTATCAGGAAGGTCAATACCTGACCGGCATCAAGGATTGGATCAAACGTAAGTCTTCTTCAAATAAAACAGGTTTGAATCCTGAATTGGAGATAAAGGACGGTATGGGATGGGAGGAGCAGGTGAAGCTCGAAAAGGACAATCCTGCCTATCTTGCTTACATACATGAACAAAACTACGTAGATTCTGATGGAAAGATTCAAGGGATTTCCTTGGGACTAGCCATGAATTCGGTCGATTATATCAGGGTGCAGGACAGTCAAAAGCTTATGCACTTTGACGAAAAGCAAATCAGTTCAAAAGAAATGGCTGCATACGGGAAAAAGGCAGCCGAAACGATCGTGAAGCGAATCAGGAAAAACTCGAAACTAAAAGATGTTCCTATTATGATTTCCCTTTATAAACTCCAGCCGACCAATAGCGTCGTGCCCGGAAATTACTTCACCACGGCATTTATCGATGGCAACGACAACTCCATCAAGAAGTGGAGTGACCTCGATGAAGAATATTATTACTTCCCAAGTGACAAAGGGGAAGAGAAAAACCGGGACCTGGCGAAGAACCTGTTGAACCTTGAAGATGAGGTAGCCAAGTACTTCTCGCACCAAGATATCAAACTTGTCGGTAAAGCCCTGTACTCCAATGATTCAATCAATAAGCTTGTGATCGAGGTGAACACAGGTATGGTCAAAGAGGCAGAACTGATCGGATTTTCCCAAGTGTTCGGCACTGAAATCGTCGATTATTTCCCTAATATCCCTGTGTATGTGTACGTTAAAACACCTAAAGGGGTCAAGGCCACGATGGTAAAAGAAGTGGACCAGGAACCGTTCGTCGACATTCAATGA
- a CDS encoding ABC transporter ATP-binding protein produces the protein MEPIPALSPKDQRKIFFRLMGYATPHRKTIYLAFFLLLLTTIGDVFGPILIKVFIDDYLTPGVFPYGPLVALGTGYLLIQLGNVVVSYFQLLKFQEIALKIIQQLRVDVFTKVQGLGMRYFDHTPAGSIVSRVTNDTEAIKDMFVSVLASFIQGGFLIIGIFIAMFVLNAKLAVFCLFILPVLIWIMSLYRKYSSVFYQDMRERLSQLNAKLSESLSGMSIIQIFRQEKRMREEFGETNEQHFNANMRNIKVDGLLLRPAIDLVYAAALMVVLTYFGVASWDRPIEIGVLYAFVNYLDRFFEPVNQIMMRLSLFQQAIIASNRVFTLLDEQELNPSQGKDGQSLKIGDGKIVFDNVSFSYDGKQDVLKNISFTANPGETVALVGHTGSGKSSIINLLMRFYEFERGRILIDGESIKSYPVQEIRRKLGLVLQDPFLFYGDVKTNIRLYNEQLSDEEVKAAAEFVQADSFIRNLPQGYDDPVVERGSTFSSGQRQLIAFARTIATKPKILILDEATANIDTETEEAIQGALSKMREGRTTIAIAHRLSTIQDADLILVLHKGEIVERGTHKELLDRRGIYHKMYLLQNGMVEGMEDAMI, from the coding sequence ATGGAACCGATACCTGCACTTAGCCCCAAGGATCAGCGAAAGATCTTTTTCCGCCTGATGGGGTATGCAACGCCGCATCGAAAGACGATTTATTTGGCTTTCTTTTTACTCTTATTAACAACAATCGGGGATGTGTTCGGTCCCATTCTCATAAAGGTATTCATCGATGACTATCTGACACCGGGAGTTTTCCCATATGGCCCACTAGTAGCCCTGGGCACGGGTTATCTCCTCATTCAACTGGGGAACGTCGTGGTCTCTTACTTTCAACTGCTGAAGTTCCAAGAAATCGCCCTCAAGATCATCCAGCAGCTAAGGGTCGATGTGTTCACCAAAGTCCAAGGCCTCGGGATGAGATATTTTGATCATACTCCTGCAGGCAGCATTGTCTCGAGGGTCACCAATGATACGGAAGCGATAAAGGATATGTTCGTAAGCGTCCTCGCTTCTTTCATCCAGGGAGGATTCTTGATCATCGGTATCTTCATTGCCATGTTTGTCCTCAATGCAAAGCTCGCAGTCTTTTGTTTGTTCATCCTCCCTGTATTGATCTGGATCATGAGCCTGTACAGGAAGTATAGCTCCGTATTTTATCAAGATATGAGGGAGAGACTGAGCCAGTTGAACGCAAAGCTGAGTGAATCTCTCTCCGGGATGTCCATCATTCAAATATTCAGGCAGGAAAAGCGGATGAGGGAAGAATTCGGAGAAACCAATGAACAGCACTTCAATGCGAATATGAGAAATATCAAAGTGGATGGTCTTCTTCTGAGACCGGCTATCGACCTGGTATATGCAGCGGCCCTGATGGTGGTATTGACCTATTTCGGGGTGGCCTCATGGGATCGTCCGATTGAAATCGGGGTTTTGTATGCATTTGTGAACTATCTGGATCGTTTCTTTGAACCCGTCAACCAGATCATGATGAGGCTCAGTCTGTTCCAGCAGGCCATCATCGCCTCGAACAGGGTGTTCACCCTTCTGGATGAACAAGAATTGAATCCTTCCCAGGGAAAAGACGGGCAATCGTTGAAAATCGGCGATGGGAAGATTGTGTTTGATAACGTATCTTTCTCGTATGACGGGAAGCAGGATGTGTTGAAGAACATCTCGTTTACAGCAAACCCTGGGGAAACTGTAGCCCTCGTCGGTCATACGGGAAGTGGAAAGAGCTCGATTATCAATCTTTTGATGAGATTCTATGAATTCGAGCGGGGAAGGATCTTGATTGACGGAGAGAGCATCAAGTCATACCCCGTTCAAGAAATAAGAAGAAAGCTCGGGCTCGTCTTACAAGATCCGTTTCTATTCTATGGTGATGTGAAAACGAATATCCGGTTGTACAATGAGCAATTAAGTGATGAAGAGGTAAAAGCGGCAGCGGAATTCGTCCAGGCAGACAGCTTTATCCGAAACCTACCTCAGGGGTATGATGATCCTGTGGTGGAAAGAGGCTCGACGTTCTCAAGCGGTCAGCGGCAGCTTATCGCCTTTGCACGCACGATTGCCACCAAACCGAAAATCCTTATATTGGATGAAGCGACGGCGAATATTGATACGGAAACGGAAGAAGCCATCCAGGGAGCACTCTCCAAGATGAGAGAAGGACGCACGACCATTGCCATTGCCCACAGACTCTCCACTATTCAAGATGCCGATCTGATCCTTGTCCTCCATAAAGGGGAGATCGTCGAGAGGGGTACCCATAAGGAATTACTGGACCGCAGGGGAATCTATCACAAAATGTATCTGCTCCAGAATGGGATGGTTGAAGGAATGGAAGATGCCATGATCTGA
- a CDS encoding YneF family protein has product MSTTAIAILVGVIALLAGVALGFFIARKYMMSYLKKNPPINEQMLRMMMMQMGQKPSQKKINQMMNAMNKNMK; this is encoded by the coding sequence ATGTCAACGACCGCTATAGCTATTCTGGTCGGCGTGATCGCACTGCTTGCCGGAGTTGCGCTAGGGTTCTTCATCGCTCGTAAGTACATGATGAGCTATCTTAAGAAAAACCCGCCGATTAACGAACAAATGCTACGCATGATGATGATGCAAATGGGACAGAAACCATCTCAGAAAAAAATCAATCAAATGATGAATGCTATGAACAAAAACATGAAATAA
- a CDS encoding cytochrome c biogenesis CcdA family protein, whose protein sequence is MSDVNIFLAFGAGVLSFISPCCLPLYPAFLSYITGMSVSELKAENAMLQKRSLLHTLFFLIGFSVIFIAIGFTSSFVSGFFTQYQDLIRQIGAIFIVIFGLMVIGVFKPESLMKERRFEFKNRPAGFLGSILIGMAFAAGWTPCTGPILASVIALASSNPGSGMIYMLAYVLGFAIPFFVLSFFLGKMQWIRRNTGRIMKIGGYIMIVVGVMLFFDWMTRLLGYLIYVFDFTGF, encoded by the coding sequence TTGTCTGATGTAAATATTTTTCTTGCGTTCGGCGCGGGGGTCCTTAGCTTCATTTCCCCGTGCTGCCTTCCGCTCTATCCGGCTTTTCTATCATACATAACCGGAATGAGTGTAAGCGAGCTGAAAGCCGAAAACGCCATGCTTCAAAAAAGGAGCCTGCTCCATACACTGTTCTTCTTGATCGGCTTTTCCGTTATCTTCATCGCCATCGGATTCACTTCTTCATTTGTCAGTGGTTTCTTCACTCAATATCAGGACCTCATCCGGCAAATCGGTGCGATCTTTATTGTGATTTTCGGTTTGATGGTGATCGGTGTATTCAAGCCTGAGAGTCTGATGAAGGAAAGACGATTTGAATTCAAGAATCGTCCTGCCGGTTTTTTAGGGTCGATCTTGATCGGGATGGCGTTTGCTGCCGGCTGGACACCGTGCACGGGACCAATCCTAGCTTCTGTTATCGCGCTGGCGTCGAGCAATCCTGGGTCGGGTATGATTTATATGCTGGCCTACGTTCTGGGTTTTGCCATCCCGTTCTTCGTTTTATCATTCTTCTTGGGGAAAATGCAGTGGATCAGAAGAAATACCGGCCGGATTATGAAAATCGGCGGATACATCATGATTGTCGTGGGGGTCATGCTATTCTTCGATTGGATGACCAGACTTCTTGGATATCTGATTTACGTCTTTGATTTCACAGGCTTCTAA
- a CDS encoding CcdC family protein, with the protein MVMVIASSIAAIIMGFMVIFIRTKAQKKPVSAKKIILPPVFMSTGALMFISPFFRVHPPQIIEALFVGMVFSILLIKTSKFEIRDDDIYLKRSKAFAFILIGLLIIRIVGKVLLSTSIDYGELSGMFWILAFGMIVPWRIVMYIQYKKIHQEHQSFSTI; encoded by the coding sequence ATGGTTATGGTGATTGCTTCATCCATAGCAGCGATTATTATGGGGTTCATGGTGATCTTTATCCGCACGAAAGCCCAAAAGAAACCAGTAAGCGCAAAAAAAATCATATTGCCTCCGGTGTTCATGAGTACAGGGGCCCTTATGTTCATATCCCCCTTCTTCAGGGTTCATCCTCCTCAAATCATAGAGGCGCTGTTTGTAGGAATGGTTTTCTCCATCCTATTGATCAAAACGTCCAAATTTGAGATCAGGGATGATGATATTTACCTTAAGCGGTCAAAGGCATTCGCATTTATTTTAATCGGGTTGCTGATTATCAGGATTGTCGGTAAAGTCTTATTGAGCACCTCCATCGACTATGGGGAATTAAGCGGTATGTTCTGGATCCTCGCATTCGGAATGATCGTGCCGTGGCGCATAGTGATGTATATCCAATATAAGAAGATCCATCAGGAACACCAGAGCTTTTCAACGATTTAA